One Leclercia pneumoniae genomic region harbors:
- the paaH gene encoding 3-hydroxyacyl-CoA dehydrogenase PaaH, giving the protein MTLSVQTVAVIGSGIMGAGIAEVAASQGHPVLVYDIDAGAIARAIEGIRSRLASRVARGKLSAEASEKTLSRLTPVTDIQALAAADLVIEAASERMEVKKALFAQLAEICPPQTLLTSNTSSISITAIAAGVLHPERVAGLHFFNPAPVMKLVEVVSGLATSNEVVEQLCDLAIRWGKQPVRCQSTPGFIVNRVARPYYAEAWRALEEQVAAPQDLDAALREGAGFPMGPLELTDMIGQDVNFAVTCSVFNAFWQERRFLPSLMQQELVLGGRLGKKSGQGVYNWRSDKPTVGWYEAVSDGDSAGYSEKRSDGVTKIDDLLLIDTQGETAQALAARYACPVVVIDRLEGDVAVIASADSNPDSATRKAVHYLQQRGKRVLQVADYPGLIIWRTLAMIINEALDALQKGVAREEDIDTAMRLGVNYPRGPLAWGEQLGWQRVLILLENLQRHYGEERYRPSSLLRQRALLESSYES; this is encoded by the coding sequence ATGACGCTATCTGTTCAAACCGTCGCGGTTATCGGCAGCGGCATCATGGGGGCCGGGATCGCCGAGGTGGCGGCCAGTCAGGGCCACCCGGTGCTGGTATATGACATCGACGCCGGGGCGATTGCCCGCGCCATCGAGGGCATCCGCAGCCGTCTGGCATCGCGCGTGGCCCGCGGCAAGCTCAGCGCCGAAGCGAGCGAAAAGACGCTCTCCCGACTGACGCCGGTCACCGATATTCAGGCGCTGGCCGCCGCCGATCTGGTGATTGAAGCGGCGTCCGAGCGTATGGAAGTGAAAAAGGCGTTGTTTGCCCAGCTGGCTGAGATCTGCCCGCCGCAGACCCTGCTGACCAGTAACACCTCTTCGATCTCGATTACCGCCATTGCCGCAGGCGTGCTTCACCCCGAGCGCGTGGCGGGTCTGCACTTCTTCAACCCTGCACCGGTGATGAAGCTGGTGGAGGTGGTGAGCGGGCTGGCAACCTCGAACGAAGTGGTTGAGCAGCTGTGCGACCTGGCGATCCGCTGGGGTAAACAGCCGGTGCGTTGCCAGTCTACCCCGGGTTTTATTGTCAATCGTGTGGCGCGTCCGTACTACGCCGAAGCCTGGCGTGCGCTGGAGGAGCAGGTGGCGGCCCCGCAGGATCTGGACGCTGCCCTGCGTGAAGGGGCGGGCTTCCCCATGGGACCGCTGGAGCTTACCGACATGATCGGCCAGGACGTCAACTTTGCCGTGACCTGTTCCGTGTTTAACGCCTTCTGGCAAGAGCGCCGTTTTCTCCCCTCGCTGATGCAGCAGGAGCTGGTGCTGGGCGGCCGTCTTGGCAAGAAGAGCGGACAGGGCGTCTACAACTGGCGCAGCGATAAGCCGACGGTGGGCTGGTATGAGGCGGTAAGCGACGGCGACAGCGCCGGTTACAGTGAAAAGAGAAGTGACGGTGTCACTAAAATTGACGACCTGCTGCTCATTGATACGCAGGGGGAGACGGCGCAGGCCTTAGCGGCGCGCTATGCCTGCCCGGTGGTGGTGATTGATCGTCTTGAAGGGGACGTGGCGGTCATCGCCAGCGCCGACAGCAACCCGGATTCGGCGACGCGTAAAGCGGTGCATTATCTGCAACAGCGGGGCAAGCGCGTCCTGCAGGTCGCAGACTATCCGGGGCTGATTATCTGGCGCACCCTGGCGATGATCATCAACGAAGCCCTGGACGCGCTGCAAAAAGGGGTGGCCCGGGAAGAGGATATCGATACCGCGATGCGGCTGGGGGTGAACTACCCGCGCGG